In Pyricularia oryzae 70-15 chromosome 2, whole genome shotgun sequence, one genomic interval encodes:
- a CDS encoding ribose-phosphate pyrophosphokinase 1 produces the protein MRNTLIFSGTSCPDLTKRICENLGMAPAEAELTQFSNGETSVRILTSTREKDVFVVQSGSPKINDTIMELLIMISACKGGSASKITAVLPYFPYNRQSKKKSHRGAITARMLANLLHVAGVKHVITVDLHASQMQGFFQCPVDNLHAEPLIARWIRLNVSNWREAVVVSKNAGGTKRVTSLADALKLNFGMVTTDKKRGGGNMTASMILEQLDRPDPVAVPTKDGGVATTPTAEAPFPNLDGTSEATSSKTRVVADSRGSPKRIPVRTNGRSRVTSHPIQTETVAEEKEQAEGDVVDNGEDADDENDGRPDEVTHARLFQGHIVPDDFPSPSTSAADASLPDDDPMMMSHASSFFQPDNHALGGSGDAASSDEEEDKLKDPRIEHMITLVGNVRNRTVFIVDDMIDKPGSWIAAAEAVVKRGGATTVYCMATHGVFGGDCLEQLEACDCIHRIVVTDSYPIRPEKARSASKLVILDLSHLLAEAIRRNHNGEAISPLFQHIVD, from the exons ATGCGCAACACTCTGATCTTCTCGGGTACCTCGTGTCCCGACCTCACCAAACGAATATGTGAAAACTTGGGCATGGCgccggccgaggccgagctcACCCAATTCTCAAAT GGCGAAACCAGCGTCCGAATCCTCACAAGCACACGAGAGAAGGATGTCTTTGTCGTCCAATCCGGCAGCCCTAAAATCAATGACACAATCATGGAGTTGTTGATCATGATTTCGGCATGCAAAGGAGGCTCAGCAAGCAAGATTACGG CTGTACTACCATACTTCCCCTACAACCGCCAATCCAAGAAGAAGTCACATCGAGGAGCCATTACCGCAAGGATGCTTGCCAACTTACTACATGTTGCCGGTGTCAAGCACGTCATCACAGTCGACCTGCACGCCTCCCAGATGCAGGGCTTCTTCCAGTGTCCTGTCGACAACCTGCATGCCGAGCCTCTCATTGCCAGATGGATAAGGCTCAACGTATCAAACTGGCGAGAGGCCGTCGTTGTGTCGAAGAACGCGGGTGGCACAAAGCGAGTAACATCGCTAGCAGATGCCCTCAAGCTCAACTTTGGCATGGTTACTACCGACAAGAAACGTGGCGGTGGCAACATGACGGCAAGTATGATCCTTGAGCAACTTGACAGGCCAGACCCTGTCGCCGTTCCGACCAAGGACGGAGGTGTCGCAACAACACCTACGGCCGAAGCACCATTTCCGAACCTGGATGGTACCTCAGAGGCGACATCGTCAAAGACTCGTGTAGTGGCCGATTCCCGTGGATCGCCAAAACGTATACCTGTCAGGACGAACGGCAGATCAAGAGTCACGTCACATCCGATACAAACCGAGACCGTGGCAGAGGAAAAGGAACAGGCTGAGGGCGATGTGGTTGATAACGGAGAGGACGCAGACGATGAGAATGACGGTCGCCCCGACGAGGTAACACATGCACGTCTTTTTCAGGGACACATTGTTCCTGACGATTTTCCATCTCCATCGACATCTGCGGCAGATGCAAGCTTGCCTGACGACGATCCTATGATGATGTCTCACGCCTCTTCCTTCTTTCAACCAGATAACCATGCTCTTGGCGGCTCTGGAGATGCTGCCAGTTCAGATGAGGAAGAGGACAAACTCAAAGATCCTCGCATCGAACACATGATCACCCTAGTCGGTAATGTACGCAACCGAACAGTCTTCATTGTCGATGACATGATCGACAAGCCGGGCAGTTGGATCGCTGCTGCTGAAGCCGTCGTCAAACGGGGTGGCGCCACGACGGTCTACTGCATGGCAACCCATGGAGTCTTTGGCGGCGATTGTCTGGAGCAGTTGGAGGCTTGTGACTGCATCCACCGTATTGTTGTCACGGACAGCTATCCGATTCGCCCTGAGAAGGCAAGGAGTGCAAGCAAGCTGGTGATTCTGGACCTTTCCCATCTTCTTGCTGAGGCCATCAGGCGCAACCACAACGGTGAAGCTATCTCGCCTCTATTCCAGCACATTGTCGATTGA